The genomic stretch AGCGCTTTGTAAGGCGCGTGGCCGTCGATGGCAGAGCCGGTCAGCAAGGAAGAGTGGAACCAGCCACGGTGCTGGTCAGAGCCTTCCAGGTACAAATCGGCAATGGGGCCGGTTTGGTGACCCATGGGGTGGGAGCCGCGCAGCACGTGCCAGTGGGTGGTGCCGGAGTCAAACCACACGTCCAGGGTGTCGGAAATTTTCTCGTACTGGTCAGCCTCATCTCCCAGCAGGGTTTTGGGGTCCAGTTGGAACCAGGCTTCGATGCCCTGCTCTTCTACCAACTTGGCCACGTCTTCCATCAGCCCCAGGGTGTTGGGGTGCAGCTCGCCGCTGGCTTTGTGCAGGAAGAACGGAATGGGCACGCCCCAGTTACGCTGGCGCGAGATACACCAGTCTGGGCGGCCGGCAATCATGTTGTGCAGGCGCGGTTTGCCCCAGGCCGGCACAAATTGGGTGTCTTCGATGGCAGCCAGGGCGGTTTCGCGCAGGGTCTTGCCGTCACTACCCTCAATATCCATGCCCATGAACCACTGGGCGGTGGCGCGGTAGATAATTGGGGTCTTGTGGCGCCAGCAGTGCATGTAGCTGTGGGTGATGCGCTTGTGGTCCAGCAGGTTGCCGGATTCTTTGAGCTTCTCGACGATTTTGGGGTTGGCATCCCAGATTTTCAGGCCGCCAAAGAACGGGAGATCGTCAACGTACAGGCCGTCGCCCTGCACCGGGCTCAGGATATCGTCGTTGGTCATGCCCTGGTTTTTGCAGCTGCGAAAGTCGTCTTCGCCGTAGGCAGGGGCAGAGTGGACGATACCGGTACCGGCGTCCATTTCCACGTAGTCGGCGAGGAAAATGGGTGACAGGCGGCTGTAGAAATCGGCCGTGCCATAGAGCGGGTGGCGAAAGGCGATGTGATCGAGCTTTTCACCTTCGGTGGTGGCCAGCACCGTGCCTTCGAGGCCAAAGCGCTTGAGGCAATCTTCAGCCAGTTCGGCGGCCAGCAGCAGAATACGCTCGCCGGTATCGATCAGGGCGTATTGGTGCTCGGGGTGGACGTTAAGGGCTTGGTTGGCCGGGATGGTCCAGGGGGTGGTGGTCCAGATCACCACCGCCGCTGGCTTATCAAGGCGCTCAAGGCCAAAGGCGGCAGCCAGCTTGGCGCTGTCATCAACCGGGAAGGCCACGTCGATGGCGTCAGATTTTTTGTCCTGGTATTCCACTTCGGCTTCGGCGAGGGCCGAGCCACAGTCAAAGCACCAGTTGACAGGTTTGAGGCCCTTGAACACGAAACCGGCTTCGACAATCTTGGCCAGGGCGCGGATTTCGCCGGCTTCGTTGGCAAAGTTCATGGTCAGGTAGGGATTGTCCCAATCGCCAAACACGCCCAGGCGTTTAAAGCCGGCCATCTGGCCTTTGACCTGCTCGGCGGCATAGGCGCGGGACAACTCGCGGGTTTTCTCACCGCCTAGCTGTTTGCCGTGCAGGGTTTCGATTTTGTGCTCGATGGGCAGGCCGTGGCAGTCCCAACCCGGCACATAAGGGGCATCAAAGCCAGCCAAGGTCTTGGACTTGACGATGATGTCCTTGAGAATTTTGTTTACCGAGTGGCCTAGGTGAATGTCACCGTTGGCATAGGGAGGGCCATCGTGAAGGATGAACTGGCTGCGCCCGGCGCGCGCCTCACGGATCGCCTTATAAATGCCAGCAGCCTCCCAGTTTTGCAGCATTTCAGGCTCGCGCTTGGCAAGGTTGCCGCGCATGGGGAAGGCCGTGTCCGGCAAGTTAAGGGTGGCTTTATAATCCATG from Gallaecimonas pentaromativorans encodes the following:
- the ileS gene encoding isoleucine--tRNA ligase — translated: MDYKATLNLPDTAFPMRGNLAKREPEMLQNWEAAGIYKAIREARAGRSQFILHDGPPYANGDIHLGHSVNKILKDIIVKSKTLAGFDAPYVPGWDCHGLPIEHKIETLHGKQLGGEKTRELSRAYAAEQVKGQMAGFKRLGVFGDWDNPYLTMNFANEAGEIRALAKIVEAGFVFKGLKPVNWCFDCGSALAEAEVEYQDKKSDAIDVAFPVDDSAKLAAAFGLERLDKPAAVVIWTTTPWTIPANQALNVHPEHQYALIDTGERILLLAAELAEDCLKRFGLEGTVLATTEGEKLDHIAFRHPLYGTADFYSRLSPIFLADYVEMDAGTGIVHSAPAYGEDDFRSCKNQGMTNDDILSPVQGDGLYVDDLPFFGGLKIWDANPKIVEKLKESGNLLDHKRITHSYMHCWRHKTPIIYRATAQWFMGMDIEGSDGKTLRETALAAIEDTQFVPAWGKPRLHNMIAGRPDWCISRQRNWGVPIPFFLHKASGELHPNTLGLMEDVAKLVEEQGIEAWFQLDPKTLLGDEADQYEKISDTLDVWFDSGTTHWHVLRGSHPMGHQTGPIADLYLEGSDQHRGWFHSSLLTGSAIDGHAPYKALLTHGFTVDAQGRKMSKSLGNVVAPQKVMDTLGADILRLWVASTNYSAEMTVSDEILKRAADAYRRIRNTGRFLLANMSGFNPETDLVALDDMVALDRWMVSRAAKVQEEITQAYNDYQFHLVYQKLMHFCSIELGSFYLDVIKDRQYTAKSDSNARRSCQSALYLICEALVRWMAPVLSFTAQEIWEAMPGKRGQYVFTAEWFDGLAGVDDVAKLGDEFWLELLTVRDEVNKALELARKDGLIGGPLDASVTLYCANELKERLAALGDELRFALLTSGAKLDTGSNDSAWQSTELAGFAVLVEKAEGEKCERCWHYRLDVGQNPAHPTICLRCVSNVDGEGEERHFV